In Erigeron canadensis isolate Cc75 chromosome 1, C_canadensis_v1, whole genome shotgun sequence, a single window of DNA contains:
- the LOC122582341 gene encoding uncharacterized protein LOC122582341 produces the protein MRSLLLLRAKRLLGRMAIRDTVKDVPSKISSTTRLLFLMGRVEELLISEKMEAVISMSYCTYDQRVTYVVGCFVSDALSWWNNKIPVRVGRDAALAMSWREFKELMQAEFCPVHELQKLQIEFLQLTMVGADHASCTSRFYELSRFIPYLVDPKPKWIEKYIAGLEPHVRVQVVTAGPTTIQDVVSKAGSLTEELVRSDILSRGGSKRRELVETSTRREFRGDKRARMGRVYAATEMVQKGYVGQHLFCGKLPKCILTLEGYLFYIDLIPFGIGSFDVIFGMDWSRVDASIVCCAKILRIPMSDGHVLEIHGQRTETIDRHLICATDNVVKLADIPIMRDFSDVFPDDVVGLPPPRQVKFRIDLVPNAMPVAKSPYPLAPSEMQEIALQKKWSSRTEMLRTDISVSDT, from the exons ATGAggtcgttgttgttgttgagagCGAAGCGATTGTTAGGGAGAATGGCAATACGAGATACAGTCAAGGATGTACCTTCAAAGATTTCTTCAACTACAAGGCTATTATTTTTGATGGGAAGGGTGGAGGAACTGCTTATCTCCGAAAAGATGGAGGCCGTAATTTCTATGAGTTACTGCACTTATGATCAGAGAGTTACTTATGTTGTTGGATGTTTCGTATCTGATGCTTTGTCATGGTGGAACAATAAGATACCTGTTAGAGTAGGAAGAGATGCAGCCTTGGCTATGTCTTGGAGAGAGTTCAAGGAGCTTATGCAAGCAGAGTTTTGCCCTGTCCACGAGTTACAGAAATTACAGATTGAGTTCCTTCAGCTTACGATGGTCGGAGCAGACCATGCTAGCTGCACTAGCAGATTCTATGAGCTATCTAGATTTATTCCCTACCTAGTGGATCCTAAGCCAAAATGGATTGAGAAGTATATTGCTGGGTTAGAACCACATGTTCGTGTGCAAGTAGTGACTGCTGGACCTACCACCATTCAAGATGTTGTAAGCAAGGCAGGAAGTCTGACTGAAGAACTAGTACGGAGTGACATTCTAAGTAGGGGAGGAAGCAAGAGAAGGGAGTTGGTGGAGACGAGTACGAGGAGGGAATTTAGAGGAGACAAAAGAGCCAGAATGGGGAGGGTGTATGCAGCGACCGAGATGGTCCAGAAGGGTTATGTGGGCCAACACCTTTTTTGTGGCAAGT TGCCTAAATGTATTCTTACTCTTGAGGGCTATTTGTTTTACATTGACTTGATTCCATTTGGAATAGGTAGCTTTGACGTTATCTTTGGGATGGATTGGTCCCGTGTTGATGCATCTATTGTTTGTTGCGCAAAAATTCTTAGAATACCTATGAGTGATGGACATGTACTGGAGATTCATGGTCAGCGAACCGAAACCATCGACAGACACCTTATATGTGCTACTGATAACGTAGTCAAGTTAGCTGATATTCCTATCATGCGCGATTTCTCTGATGTTTTTCCCGATGATGTGGTGGGATTACCCCCACCTAGACAAGTCAAGTTTCGCATTGATCTTGTACCTAACGCTATGCCAGTAGCTAAGTCACCGTACCCTTTGGCTCCTTCCGAAATGCAAGAAATAgcactacaaaaaaaatggtcTTCTAGGACTGAAATGTTAAGGACTGATATATCAGTCTCGGATACATAG